From the Entomomonas sp. E2T0 genome, one window contains:
- a CDS encoding DUF1795 domain-containing protein, which produces MKYHAEDIQIDIPSNDYRDMTLNILSYKALEMTIVIGRGLLNGKDLATDFNQQMKKLQKTVDGFKNDSIESVKVGLNQDIEAVQTRNQFLRNKVPTYQFQLLLQVPDTQNTIAINYVKQKPLDDADKTQWDEIKASIDLSQFKDN; this is translated from the coding sequence ATGAAATACCATGCAGAAGATATACAAATAGATATTCCCTCTAATGATTATAGAGATATGACATTAAACATTCTTTCCTATAAAGCGTTAGAGATGACTATTGTTATTGGTCGAGGTTTATTGAATGGTAAAGATCTTGCAACAGATTTTAATCAACAAATGAAAAAACTTCAAAAAACAGTAGATGGTTTTAAAAATGACTCAATTGAATCAGTAAAAGTAGGCCTCAATCAAGATATAGAAGCTGTACAAACACGTAATCAGTTTTTACGTAATAAAGTACCTACCTATCAATTTCAATTATTACTACAAGTGCCTGATACTCAAAATACGATTGCAATTAATTATGTAAAGCAGAAACCACTAGATGATGCAGATAAAACCCAATGGGATGAGATTAAAGCCAGTATTGATCTTTCCCAATTTAAGGATAATTAA